In the genome of Calothrix sp. PCC 6303, the window CGTTTTTAAAAAATAAATCAAAATCAAAAATTAAATCAAAAATTAAATTATTCAATGCCGCCTATCATTCATCATTCAATCAGTAGAACAATTTTACCTGTCATTGACCCAGTTTCTAGTAACTTATGAGCTTTTGCCGCTTCCGTCAACCCAAATTCCTGACTCACACTCACCTTTAACTTACCCTCATCCATCCAAGTTGCACATTCTGCGAGAATTTCCCCGTGATGTTGTTGTGCTTCCAGCATTCCCAACTGCATCGGTGTCAACATCAATTCCATCCCCACCCGCAAATTCCGATTTCGTGCTACTTTCCACACAGTATCTGCTTTGGGTTCCAAAATCGTCACAATGTCCCCATATACCCTAACTGCTGGGAAAGACTGTTCTAAAACCTTGCCACCAACAGTATCAAAAGCTAAATCAACACCTTCTCCCTGTGTCCAGTCTAAAACAGCCTGAACAAAATCAGTCTGCTTGTAGTTAATTACCAAGTCAGCACCAAGTTGTTGAGCAAAGTTAGCTTTCTCATCTGAACTAACAGTGGTACAAACCTTGGCACCTTTTAGCTTTGCCAATTGTATCGCCACATGTCCCACACCACCAGCACCCCCGTGAATTAGCACCTTTTCCCCAGGTTCTAAGCGTCCTCTTTCATACAAAGCTTCCCAAGCTGTAATTAGAACTAAAGGTGTAGCAGCGGCAGATGCAAAGCTTACAGATTTGGGCTTTAAAGCTGCAAAACCTTGATCAATTGTTGTATATTCTGCGTAATT includes:
- a CDS encoding zinc-dependent alcohol dehydrogenase family protein, which produces MKAMMMTAPGNPEVLQMQDVPKPSPGNTDILVKLKAAGINPIDVKLRSRGTFYPDSMPAILGCDGAGIVEAVGSQVTKFRVGDEVYFCNGGLGKHQGNYAEYTTIDQGFAALKPKSVSFASAAATPLVLITAWEALYERGRLEPGEKVLIHGGAGGVGHVAIQLAKLKGAKVCTTVSSDEKANFAQQLGADLVINYKQTDFVQAVLDWTQGEGVDLAFDTVGGKVLEQSFPAVRVYGDIVTILEPKADTVWKVARNRNLRVGMELMLTPMQLGMLEAQQHHGEILAECATWMDEGKLKVSVSQEFGLTEAAKAHKLLETGSMTGKIVLLIE